TAGATTCCACCACCATACTCCCTTTCTTGGATTGTGTGAGTGGTGAACCTTTTTACTCGCCTGCTTAACTAATAGGGTGATTTtatctatatacatatctaCCTCGTTGGTATTTGTCATCTGAATTGGATCTGCTGTGCAGGACCATTCATGATATTTCTTGATGAAATCCTCAATGTTGAGCTTCGTTTCAATCGGTTGAGCTTGTGCCGGATCTTGGCGCGCGTCATTGCTCTTCCATTTGAAGATATGTCTTAAGTATCTATGGTCCGATGCtgtatatgtattaaaaatttcactcTTCGTCAAGGCGGCTGCACAGTCCTTACCGTATATGATGATGTCGATAAGTGACTTGTGCCCATCCCTTTCAAAGGTAAAATCCCCTTTGCTCCTGATTGGCATCATGTCATATCTATTGGTAAGCTCCAGAATTTCATAGCCTCTACTGTCTGTCGTCTTGGACCCCCAGGTCACAGCCTTCGCATTAAAATCACCTGCAATGATCGTCATATCAGTTCCACCCCTAGACATTTCTCTTTCCAGCACTCTGATAATTTCCTGAAATTCCGACATTGTGATGTTAGGAGAGATATAGCagctaaaaattttgatttcattgacTTCTACAGCCACAATTCCTAAATCCTTGAAGAAGTTTTGTATATTGCAGGTCTTCTCCATCGTCGTCCGGGTGATCCAAATAGCAGCATCATTTTTAAGATCTCCGTACCAAGTGTCTAAAACCCGATACGGCTCCGAGATcacaacaatatttatttcgttagcTATTACGTATTGCGTCATGAGGTCTTGAGCCAACTTGCATCTATGCAAGTTAATCTGCAGGATCGTCAAATTATTTCGGAGTCCAGTCATCATATAAACTAAGGCGAatgtacgtatatatgtaagtatataaatatgtaatgtaaaatgtaGATATGCGGATGCCTAATATGTAACT
This genomic interval from Augochlora pura isolate Apur16 unplaced genomic scaffold, APUR_v2.2.1 APUR_unplaced_1554, whole genome shotgun sequence contains the following:
- the LOC144477500 gene encoding uncharacterized protein LOC144477500 encodes the protein MTGLRNNLTILQINLHRCKLAQDLMTQYVIANEINIVVISEPYRVLDTWYGDLKNDAAIWITRTTMEKTCNIQNFFKDLGIVAVEVNEIKIFSCYISPNITMSEFQEIIRVLEREMSRGGTDMTIIAGDFNAKAVTWGSKTTDSRGYEILELTNRYDMMPIRSKGDFTFERDGHKSLIDIIIYGKDCAAALTKSEIFNTYTASDHRYLRHIFKWKSNDARQDPAQAQPIETKLNIEDFIKKYHEWSCTADPIQMTNTNEVDMYIDKITLLVKQASKKVHHSHNPRKGVWWWNLNTAKARKEVVGARRRFQRARAKQAPNNVIIKLKNTYKDKKRNLKEVIKKAKNETWLTFIKSVDQDPWGKPYKWIINKIKGRSAPTFQCLEQVLDNVQKLFITTPHNGEVWNGEYTPAGEVDEADEMFGEANVLKAVRKVKKKAVGLDLVPTEVVWQLGKEG